A genomic region of Trichothermofontia sichuanensis B231 contains the following coding sequences:
- the arsB gene encoding ACR3 family arsenite efflux transporter: MTSQPSARSPQAVQAGGTLSFFERYLTVWVFLCMIAGIGLGRLFPQVAVTLDAMSVYQVSLPIAVCLFFMMYPIMVKIDFSQAIQAVRAPKPVLLTLIVNWLIKPFTMVAFAQIFLGWLFRPLITGTELLHGVEVPLANSYIAGAILLGIAPCTAMVLMWGYLSYSNQGHTLVMVAINSLTMLFLYAPLGRWLLAANDLVVPWQTIVLSVLIYVGLPLAAGMYSRYWIFRYKGRDWFNRYFLKYLSPIATTALLVTLILLFALKGELIVNHPLHILLIAVPLFIQTNFIFLITYVAGLKLNLVYEDAAPAALIGASNHFEVAIATAVMLFGLNSGAALATVVGVLIEVPVMLMLVEVCRRTAFWFPRNPEKATLPDPRCFPSSL; encoded by the coding sequence ATGACCAGTCAACCATCGGCGCGATCGCCCCAAGCGGTGCAGGCCGGGGGAACGCTGAGTTTTTTTGAGCGCTATCTGACCGTTTGGGTGTTTCTCTGCATGATTGCGGGCATTGGGTTAGGGCGATTATTTCCCCAGGTGGCCGTCACCCTGGATGCCATGAGTGTGTATCAGGTCTCGCTGCCGATCGCGGTATGCCTGTTTTTCATGATGTATCCGATCATGGTCAAAATCGACTTTTCCCAGGCAATCCAGGCGGTCCGGGCACCCAAACCCGTCTTGTTAACCCTGATAGTGAACTGGTTAATTAAACCCTTTACGATGGTAGCCTTTGCCCAAATTTTCCTGGGTTGGTTATTTCGGCCCTTGATTACTGGCACAGAACTGCTACATGGCGTTGAAGTTCCTCTAGCCAATTCCTATATTGCTGGGGCGATTTTATTGGGCATTGCCCCTTGCACCGCGATGGTGTTGATGTGGGGATATCTGTCCTACAGTAACCAGGGACATACCCTGGTGATGGTAGCGATTAATTCCCTCACTATGTTGTTTTTATATGCGCCCTTAGGGCGCTGGTTACTGGCAGCCAATGATTTAGTTGTCCCCTGGCAGACGATCGTCCTTTCGGTGCTGATCTATGTCGGGTTACCGCTGGCGGCAGGGATGTATTCGCGCTATTGGATTTTTCGATATAAGGGGCGAGATTGGTTTAACCGTTATTTCCTGAAATACCTGAGTCCAATTGCAACCACGGCACTCCTGGTTACGTTGATTCTGTTGTTTGCCTTGAAGGGTGAGTTGATTGTCAATCATCCTCTGCATATTTTATTGATTGCCGTTCCCCTGTTCATCCAAACTAATTTTATTTTTTTGATTACCTATGTAGCCGGGTTGAAATTAAATCTGGTCTATGAAGATGCAGCACCAGCCGCCTTAATTGGGGCCAGTAACCATTTTGAAGTGGCGATCGCGACGGCAGTGATGCTCTTTGGCCTCAATTCCGGTGCCGCCTTAGCGACCGTAGTCGGGGTACTGATTGAGGTGCCCGTAATGCTGATGCTGGTAGAGGTTTGCCGACGAACCGCGTTTTGGTTTCCCCGCAATCCCGAAAAAGCTACCTTACCCGATCCCCGCTGCTTTCCCAGCAGCCTTTAG
- a CDS encoding mechanosensitive ion channel domain-containing protein → MYQTLYPVFEQAISIFTDIRFTIGGTVITLAAILQAIFLFLIIIFLARGFKALLRKHLLSRLGIDATNREAIATIISYSLAILSFLIILQLTGINVASLAVIAGGLGIGVGFGLQSITKNFISGLTLLTERKLKVGDFIEFSGISGYVKEVSLRSTLIRTRDGGDVVVPNSELVENHILNWTYDSYIARIKVPVGVAYGTDPALVTETLLHVAYQEPTVVHDPAPRVVFQGFGDSSLNFELWVWVTRIDDEPFIKSALNFAIEYNLRQHQIAIPFPQRDLWIRNPEALSLIGSRQTSVASSASTGPSSPIPTTQVPALRDFLRQVPYFHGFSDLELRQLIEIGYRKRLQPSDILFRENDAGDAFYIVLSGSVEVFVEKLNKQLAILSAGQFFGELSLILGIPRTATVRALEVTTLFVINSKSFSKLLQNYPEFYNVIFNELCKHQKELEERQKQLRELGLLNPDEDDKNPIVWVRKRLKNLFNL, encoded by the coding sequence ATGTACCAAACACTATATCCTGTTTTCGAGCAAGCGATCTCAATTTTTACAGATATCCGTTTCACGATCGGAGGAACAGTAATTACATTGGCCGCTATTCTTCAGGCCATCTTCCTATTCCTCATTATCATTTTCCTTGCTCGCGGTTTTAAAGCACTGTTACGCAAACATTTACTGTCACGATTAGGGATCGATGCTACTAATCGCGAGGCGATCGCCACCATTATCAGTTATAGTCTAGCGATTCTGAGTTTCCTGATCATCCTGCAATTAACAGGAATTAACGTTGCCTCACTGGCTGTCATTGCTGGTGGCCTTGGGATTGGGGTTGGCTTTGGGCTTCAGAGTATTACCAAAAATTTTATTAGTGGTTTGACCCTATTAACCGAACGTAAGTTAAAGGTTGGTGATTTTATTGAATTTTCAGGCATATCAGGATATGTTAAAGAAGTTTCCCTGCGCTCGACGCTGATTCGGACCCGTGATGGCGGCGACGTGGTCGTTCCGAACAGTGAACTGGTTGAGAATCACATTTTAAACTGGACTTATGACAGCTATATTGCCCGTATTAAGGTGCCAGTTGGGGTTGCCTATGGCACTGATCCGGCCTTAGTGACTGAAACTCTGTTACACGTCGCCTATCAGGAACCTACGGTGGTTCATGATCCAGCACCTCGTGTCGTCTTTCAAGGCTTTGGAGATAGTTCGCTAAACTTTGAATTGTGGGTTTGGGTAACTCGCATTGATGATGAACCGTTTATTAAAAGTGCGTTGAACTTTGCAATCGAGTATAACCTGCGTCAGCACCAAATTGCGATCCCGTTCCCGCAGCGTGATTTATGGATCAGGAATCCCGAAGCCTTGTCACTAATTGGGTCACGCCAGACCAGCGTAGCATCGTCGGCTTCCACCGGTCCCTCCTCGCCAATTCCGACAACTCAAGTACCCGCCCTCCGAGATTTTCTCAGACAAGTTCCATATTTTCATGGCTTCAGTGACCTAGAGTTAAGACAATTGATTGAAATTGGCTATCGTAAGCGCTTGCAACCCAGCGATATTCTCTTTCGGGAAAATGATGCAGGCGATGCCTTCTATATTGTCTTAAGTGGTTCAGTGGAAGTGTTTGTTGAGAAACTGAACAAACAACTAGCTATCCTGAGTGCAGGGCAGTTTTTTGGAGAACTATCCTTAATTCTGGGGATTCCCCGGACTGCGACTGTGCGAGCATTAGAGGTAACGACTTTGTTCGTGATCAACAGCAAAAGTTTTTCTAAATTACTTCAAAATTATCCTGAATTTTATAATGTGATTTTCAATGAGCTATGCAAGCATCAAAAAGAGCTAGAAGAGCGACAAAAACAGCTTAGAGAACTGGGTCTGCTAAATCCAGATGAAGATGATAAAAATCCAATTGTCTGGGTGCGTAAACGCCTGAAAAATTTGTTTAATCTTTAA
- the arsC gene encoding arsenate reductase, glutathione/glutaredoxin type — MKRIMFVCKKNSARSQMAEAFAKHWGKGQVAVTSAGLEASQVNPGAIAAMDEIGIDIRHQTSKALADFQPEDFDIVISLCGCGVNLPTEWVLREVFEDWQLADPAEHPELFPQVRDEIQRRVQALLAKING, encoded by the coding sequence ATGAAACGAATCATGTTTGTTTGTAAGAAAAATTCAGCGCGATCGCAGATGGCCGAAGCCTTTGCAAAGCACTGGGGGAAGGGACAGGTTGCTGTCACCAGTGCCGGTTTGGAAGCCAGTCAGGTCAACCCAGGCGCGATCGCCGCGATGGACGAGATTGGCATCGACATCCGCCACCAAACCTCTAAGGCGTTAGCAGACTTCCAACCCGAGGATTTTGATATTGTCATTTCCCTTTGTGGCTGTGGTGTCAATTTACCCACAGAGTGGGTCCTGCGTGAAGTGTTTGAAGATTGGCAGCTTGCAGATCCTGCTGAGCATCCTGAACTGTTTCCGCAGGTCCGCGATGAAATTCAACGACGGGTACAGGCTCTTTTAGCAAAGATCAATGGGTGA